The following coding sequences lie in one Phenylobacterium immobile (ATCC 35973) genomic window:
- a CDS encoding S46 family peptidase yields the protein MIRTLIGALSAGLVAFAASAASADEGMWTYDNFPSAKVNAAYGVNVDKAWLDRVQAASVRLTSGCSASFVSKDGLIFTNHHCVVDCVQAISTADKDFVKDGFLTATREEERKCPGMQAEVLETITDVTQTIGSATAGKTGQAFIGARDAAMSGLEDASCAKTQLYRCQVVTLYRGGQYKLYRYRKYSDVRLVFAPEFATAFFGGDPDNFNFPRFNLDIGFLRAYEGGKPVRTPKHLTWVSRGPKVGEPTFVSGNPGSTERALTVAQLETQRDLVIPVGQLQRSELRGRLIRFSEEGAEQKRIATDPLFGIENSYKVFFGRQFALNDAAFMDVKRKEEADLKAKVTANPTLAADVGHPWREIGAAQKAATDNYVRYRQLEAGAGSASELYQFARAIVRGAEERAKPSAERLPEYSDARLALLGKQLLDEQPIDKPLEQMYLAFWLSKTREYLTTDDAATKGLLGKESPEGLAERLIAGTTLADVAARKALWEADLATVKASKDPLIQLVLANDAAARTVRKTWEAEVSGPTDRAAERIARARFAAYGDAVYPDATFTLRLSYGKVDGWSYRGVDIAPTTNFAGLYERATGAEPYQLAPRWIAAKDKLNPDTVYNFVTTNDIIGGNSGSPVVNAQGEILGAAFDGNIHSLGGDYGYDPAINRTVVVASSAATEALQKVYGVDGLVKELTAK from the coding sequence ATGATCCGAACCCTCATCGGCGCGCTCAGCGCCGGCCTGGTCGCCTTCGCCGCCTCCGCGGCGAGCGCGGACGAAGGCATGTGGACCTATGACAACTTCCCCTCGGCCAAGGTGAACGCCGCCTACGGCGTGAACGTCGACAAGGCCTGGCTGGACCGGGTGCAGGCCGCCTCCGTGCGGCTGACGAGCGGTTGCTCGGCGTCGTTCGTGTCGAAGGACGGGTTGATCTTCACCAACCATCACTGCGTGGTGGACTGCGTTCAGGCGATCTCGACGGCCGATAAGGACTTCGTGAAGGACGGCTTCCTGACGGCTACGCGGGAAGAGGAGCGCAAGTGTCCGGGCATGCAGGCCGAAGTGCTGGAGACCATCACCGACGTGACGCAGACGATCGGGTCTGCGACCGCGGGCAAGACCGGACAGGCCTTTATCGGCGCGCGAGACGCCGCGATGTCGGGATTAGAGGACGCCAGCTGCGCCAAGACCCAGCTCTATCGCTGCCAAGTTGTGACGCTCTACCGAGGCGGGCAGTACAAGCTCTATCGCTACCGGAAGTACTCTGACGTGCGCCTCGTGTTCGCGCCGGAGTTCGCGACGGCCTTTTTCGGCGGTGATCCGGACAACTTCAACTTTCCACGCTTCAATCTCGATATCGGCTTCCTGCGCGCCTACGAGGGCGGCAAGCCGGTCAGGACGCCGAAGCATCTGACCTGGGTGTCGCGCGGGCCGAAGGTGGGCGAACCCACCTTCGTGTCGGGCAATCCGGGATCGACGGAGCGGGCGCTGACCGTGGCGCAGCTGGAAACCCAGCGCGACCTGGTGATCCCTGTGGGCCAGCTGCAGCGTTCTGAACTGCGGGGGCGGCTGATCCGGTTCTCGGAGGAAGGCGCCGAGCAGAAGCGCATCGCCACCGACCCGCTGTTCGGAATCGAGAACAGCTACAAAGTGTTCTTCGGCCGACAGTTCGCCCTGAACGACGCGGCCTTCATGGATGTGAAGCGTAAGGAAGAGGCCGACCTGAAGGCCAAGGTGACGGCGAACCCGACGCTAGCAGCGGACGTGGGCCATCCCTGGCGCGAGATCGGCGCGGCGCAGAAGGCGGCGACGGACAATTATGTTCGCTATCGCCAACTGGAGGCGGGCGCAGGCTCGGCCTCAGAGCTTTATCAGTTCGCCCGGGCGATCGTGCGAGGCGCCGAGGAGCGCGCCAAGCCATCGGCCGAGCGTCTGCCGGAATACTCCGACGCGCGCTTGGCGCTGCTGGGAAAGCAGCTGCTCGACGAACAGCCCATCGATAAGCCGCTTGAGCAGATGTACCTGGCGTTCTGGCTCTCAAAGACGCGCGAGTATCTGACGACCGACGATGCGGCGACCAAGGGTCTGCTGGGCAAAGAAAGCCCTGAGGGCCTGGCCGAGCGTTTGATCGCTGGCACGACCCTGGCGGATGTCGCGGCCCGCAAAGCGTTGTGGGAGGCTGACCTAGCGACTGTGAAGGCGTCGAAGGATCCGCTGATTCAGCTGGTCCTGGCCAACGACGCCGCGGCGCGGACGGTCCGCAAGACCTGGGAGGCGGAGGTTTCCGGCCCGACCGACCGGGCCGCCGAGCGGATCGCCCGGGCGCGTTTTGCGGCCTATGGCGACGCGGTCTACCCGGACGCGACCTTCACCCTGCGTCTATCCTACGGCAAGGTCGACGGCTGGAGCTATCGCGGCGTGGACATCGCGCCCACCACCAACTTCGCCGGACTCTACGAGCGGGCGACCGGCGCGGAGCCCTATCAGCTAGCGCCGCGCTGGATCGCGGCGAAGGACAAGCTGAACCCGGACACAGTCTATAATTTTGTCACCACCAACGACATCATCGGCGGTAATTCCGGCTCGCCAGTGGTCAACGCCCAGGGCGAGATCCTGGGCGCGGCGTTCGATGGCAACATCCATTCGCTGGGCGGCGACTATGGCTACGATCCGGCGATCAACCGCACAGTGGTGGTGGCCTCCAGCGCAGCCACCGAGGCCTTGCAGAAGGTCTACGGCGTCGATGGGCTGGTGAAGGAACTGACCGCCAAGTAG
- a CDS encoding DUF3253 domain-containing protein, whose protein sequence is MSVEIETAIFDLLAQAGPGKSISPEQVARSVDPESWRRTLGHVRAVAKGLARQGKLVISRHGKPADPEDFKGVYRLKAPDPAA, encoded by the coding sequence GTGAGCGTTGAGATAGAGACGGCAATTTTCGATCTGCTGGCTCAGGCCGGTCCTGGCAAGTCGATCTCGCCCGAACAGGTGGCGCGCTCGGTCGATCCGGAGAGCTGGCGCAGGACGCTTGGCCATGTGCGCGCCGTGGCCAAGGGGCTGGCGCGGCAGGGGAAGCTTGTGATCTCCCGGCACGGCAAGCCCGCCGATCCGGAGGATTTCAAGGGTGTCTACCGGCTGAAGGCGCCTGACCCCGCGGCATGA
- a CDS encoding NupC/NupG family nucleoside CNT transporter: MFSLTNAQSLIGIVAILALCWLLSENRSRFPWKMALGALVMQAVLVAALFGLPWLRTGLSGVGVVVEGLASSTQAGVAFVFGFLAGTPAQPYAVTEAGGLFIFAFRVLPVILVVCALAALLWHWRILKWITQVFGVVFERTMGLRGAPALATATTVFMGQVEGPIFIRAYLPGLSRSELFLLIAVGMSCVSGSTMVAYATILAGVLPNAAAHVLTASIISAPAGVMLARVLIPRNPLVEKPENLDLSAGKTYESSVDALIKGTTDGLQIVLNVGATLIVFVSLVAMVNGALGLFPDINGAPPSVERALGLLFAPLAWAMGVSWADAPTAGSLLGVKLVLTEFTAFIRMAALPESGFDDRSRVIMTYALCGFANVASVGINVAGYSVLVPERRGEIMGMVWKAMLSGFLATCLTGAVVGLMPAALFGGQ; this comes from the coding sequence ATGTTCAGCCTGACGAACGCGCAGAGCCTGATCGGCATTGTCGCTATCCTGGCGTTGTGCTGGCTGCTGTCGGAGAACCGCAGCCGGTTTCCGTGGAAGATGGCGCTGGGCGCCCTGGTGATGCAGGCGGTGCTTGTCGCCGCGCTCTTTGGATTGCCTTGGCTGCGGACAGGCCTGTCGGGCGTAGGCGTGGTGGTCGAGGGCCTGGCGTCCAGCACGCAGGCCGGCGTCGCCTTCGTCTTCGGATTCCTGGCCGGCACGCCGGCTCAGCCCTATGCGGTGACTGAAGCTGGCGGACTTTTCATCTTCGCCTTTCGGGTCTTGCCGGTGATCCTGGTGGTCTGCGCGCTTGCAGCGCTGCTTTGGCACTGGCGCATCCTGAAATGGATCACTCAGGTTTTCGGGGTTGTCTTCGAGAGGACGATGGGCCTTCGCGGCGCACCGGCGCTGGCGACAGCGACGACGGTGTTCATGGGCCAGGTGGAAGGGCCGATCTTCATCCGGGCGTATCTGCCGGGTCTGTCGCGTTCGGAACTCTTCCTGCTGATCGCGGTGGGGATGTCGTGCGTCTCCGGATCGACGATGGTGGCCTATGCGACGATCCTGGCGGGTGTGCTGCCCAATGCGGCGGCCCACGTGCTGACGGCCTCGATCATCTCGGCGCCGGCCGGCGTGATGCTGGCGCGGGTGCTAATTCCGCGCAATCCGCTCGTTGAGAAGCCGGAAAACCTCGATCTCAGCGCCGGCAAGACCTACGAAAGTTCAGTGGACGCCTTGATCAAGGGGACGACGGACGGCCTGCAGATCGTGCTGAACGTGGGCGCGACGCTGATCGTCTTCGTCTCGCTGGTGGCCATGGTGAACGGGGCGCTCGGGCTGTTCCCAGACATCAACGGCGCGCCCCCCTCAGTGGAGCGCGCGCTGGGGCTGCTCTTTGCGCCACTGGCCTGGGCGATGGGCGTTTCTTGGGCTGACGCGCCGACGGCAGGGTCGCTGCTGGGCGTCAAGCTGGTGCTGACCGAGTTCACAGCTTTCATCCGCATGGCGGCCTTGCCCGAAAGCGGCTTTGACGACCGCAGCCGGGTGATCATGACCTACGCCCTGTGCGGCTTCGCCAATGTCGCCTCGGTGGGAATCAATGTCGCGGGCTATTCGGTCCTGGTCCCGGAACGCCGGGGCGAGATCATGGGCATGGTGTGGAAGGCGATGCTCTCGGGCTTCCTGGCCACCTGCCTGACGGGCGCGGTGGTGGGATTGATGCCCGCGGCCCTGTTCGGCGGCCAATGA
- a CDS encoding alpha/beta fold hydrolase, producing MRAGAILLMALALSACTPIVSQAPLAPPAGFAGPKFDGDRMISFDSARLGLTRWAPAQEPWAVIVALHGMNDYANAFHLAAPYWAEQGIATYAIDQRGFGRSPQRGIWAGRDLMAEDLRTAASLARAAYPKAVLVVMGESMGGAVAAYAAASDRPPEADRIVLLSPAVWGFETQPPPNGLLLWLAARFTGPKVYAPPEWVTDRISPTDNRDELIAMSQDQLMIWGARSDTLYGLVRLMGKGSEAMGRTRAPVLYLYGAHDEIIPKHAARRAMRGLRPGDRTAYYPDGWHLLTRDHQGPRVWADVAAYIRNPTSPLPSGVGEAPFRAPVTSH from the coding sequence ATGAGGGCGGGGGCGATCCTCCTGATGGCCCTGGCGCTGAGCGCCTGCACGCCGATCGTGTCGCAAGCGCCGCTGGCGCCGCCGGCCGGGTTCGCAGGGCCGAAGTTCGATGGCGATCGGATGATCAGTTTCGATAGCGCGCGCCTTGGATTAACCCGCTGGGCGCCGGCGCAGGAGCCGTGGGCGGTGATTGTGGCCCTCCATGGGATGAACGACTACGCCAACGCCTTCCACCTGGCCGCCCCCTATTGGGCGGAGCAGGGGATCGCCACCTATGCGATCGATCAGCGTGGCTTTGGTCGCAGCCCGCAGCGCGGGATCTGGGCGGGCCGCGACCTGATGGCTGAGGACCTGCGGACGGCGGCGAGCCTGGCGCGGGCGGCCTATCCCAAGGCGGTGCTGGTGGTGATGGGCGAGAGCATGGGGGGCGCCGTGGCGGCCTATGCCGCGGCCTCTGATCGGCCGCCGGAGGCTGACCGGATCGTCCTGCTGTCGCCCGCCGTTTGGGGGTTTGAGACCCAGCCGCCGCCGAACGGACTTTTGCTGTGGCTGGCGGCGCGGTTCACCGGGCCGAAGGTTTACGCGCCGCCGGAATGGGTGACCGACCGAATCTCGCCCACCGATAATCGTGACGAACTGATCGCCATGAGTCAGGATCAGCTCATGATCTGGGGCGCGCGATCCGACACCCTCTATGGCCTGGTCCGGCTGATGGGAAAGGGGTCCGAAGCGATGGGACGGACGAGGGCGCCGGTGCTCTACCTCTATGGCGCCCACGACGAGATCATTCCCAAGCACGCCGCGCGGCGGGCGATGCGCGGGCTGCGGCCTGGCGATCGGACGGCCTACTATCCCGACGGGTGGCACCTGCTGACGCGCGATCACCAGGGTCCGAGAGTCTGGGCCGATGTGGCCGCCTATATCCGCAACCCGACGTCGCCGCTGCCCTCGGGTGTTGGTGAAGCGCCATTCAGGGCGCCTGTTACGTCGCATTGA
- a CDS encoding Glu/Leu/Phe/Val family dehydrogenase — protein sequence MSTLFDSPSFDDHEGVHAFSDPASGLRTIIAVHSTARGPAAGGCRMWPYPSAEAAQEDALKLSRAMSYKNAMADIPVGGGKAVIIGDSRTQKTKALFEAFGRAVEAVGGRYWTAEDVGVSPTDLAHARTQTRYVVGLEGHQGASGDPSPVTAEGVFRGIALCVRRALNRDLAGVTVAIQGVGQVGGYLADKLHAAGAKLVICDVHGDAVAAVAARTGARVATPDAIFDVDADVFAPCAMGGAVNALTLPRLRAKVIAGGANNQLAGPDVGRAVFERGIVYAPDYVINGGGIINAAAEILAVEAGRAYDADWVERKVEGMIRTLDEILGGSAIEGRPTNEISDEIARGRIAAAKTA from the coding sequence ATGAGCACTCTGTTCGACTCCCCGTCCTTCGACGACCATGAAGGTGTCCACGCCTTCTCCGATCCGGCCAGTGGGCTTCGGACGATCATCGCTGTCCACTCGACGGCGCGCGGCCCGGCGGCCGGCGGTTGCCGGATGTGGCCCTATCCCAGCGCCGAGGCGGCGCAGGAGGATGCGCTGAAACTCAGCCGGGCGATGTCATACAAGAACGCCATGGCCGACATTCCGGTGGGCGGCGGCAAGGCCGTGATCATCGGGGACTCGCGGACCCAGAAGACCAAGGCGCTGTTCGAAGCGTTCGGACGGGCCGTTGAAGCTGTGGGCGGCCGTTACTGGACGGCCGAGGATGTGGGCGTCTCACCGACCGACCTAGCGCATGCGCGGACGCAGACTCGCTACGTCGTCGGGCTGGAAGGCCACCAGGGCGCCTCCGGCGATCCAAGCCCGGTGACGGCGGAAGGCGTATTCCGAGGCATAGCCCTCTGTGTCCGGCGTGCGCTGAACCGTGATCTGGCGGGCGTCACCGTAGCGATCCAGGGTGTTGGACAGGTCGGCGGCTATCTCGCCGATAAGCTGCATGCGGCGGGCGCGAAGCTGGTGATCTGCGATGTTCACGGCGATGCGGTCGCCGCGGTGGCCGCCCGGACCGGCGCGCGGGTGGCGACGCCCGACGCCATTTTTGACGTTGACGCAGACGTCTTCGCGCCCTGCGCGATGGGCGGCGCCGTCAACGCACTGACATTGCCGAGGCTGCGGGCCAAGGTGATCGCCGGTGGGGCGAATAACCAGCTGGCGGGACCGGACGTCGGTCGGGCGGTATTCGAGCGCGGGATCGTCTATGCGCCGGACTATGTGATCAACGGCGGCGGCATCATAAACGCGGCCGCCGAAATCCTGGCTGTCGAGGCCGGGCGCGCTTACGACGCCGATTGGGTCGAGCGCAAGGTGGAGGGTATGATCCGGACCCTGGACGAGATTCTGGGGGGTTCGGCCATCGAGGGCCGTCCCACCAACGAAATCAGCGACGAAATCGCACGCGGTCGCATCGCTGCGGCGAAAACGGCCTAA